A single window of Gavia stellata isolate bGavSte3 chromosome 14, bGavSte3.hap2, whole genome shotgun sequence DNA harbors:
- the RAB39B gene encoding ras-related protein Rab-39B — protein sequence MEAIWLYQFRLIVIGDSTVGKSCLIRRFTEGRFAQISDPTVGVDFFSRLVEIEPGKRIKLQIWDTAGQERFRSITRAYYRNSVGGLLLFDITNRRSFQNVHEWLEETKVHVQPYQIVFVLVGHKCDLDTQRQVTRHEAEKLAAAYGMKYIETSARDAINVEKAFTDLTRDIYELVKRGDISIQEGWEGVKSGFVPNVVHSSEEVVKSDRRCLC from the exons aTGGAGGCCATCTGGCTCTACCAGTTCCGCCTGATCGTCATCGGCGACTCCACCGTGGGCAAGTCCTGCCTCATCCGCCGCTTCACCGAGGGGCGCTTCGCCCAGATCTCCGACCCCACGGTGGGCGtggatttcttctccaggctggtgGAGATCGAGCCGGGCAAGAGGATCAAGCTGCAGATCTGGGACACGGCCGGGCAGGAGCGGTTCCG GTCCATCACCAGAGCCTACTACAGGAACTCGGTTGGCGGACTCCTCCTCTTTGACATTACAAACCGCAGGTCCTTCCAGAATGTCCACGAGTGGCTAGAGGAGACCAAGGTGCACGTCCAGCCGTACCAGATTGTCTTTGTTTTGGTAGGTCACAAGTGTGACCTTGACACACAGCGGCAAGTCACCAGGCACGAGGCTGAGAAACTGGCTGCTGCGTATGGTATGAAGTACATTGAGACCTCGGCTCGGGATGCCATTAACGTGGAGAAGGCCTTCACTGATCTGACTCGAGATATATATGAGCTTGTTAAAAGGGGGGACATTTCCATCCaggagggatgggaaggggTAAAGAGCGGGTTTGTCCCAAACGTAGTGCACTCTTCAGAAGAAGTGGTGAAATCAGATAGGCGATGCTTGTGCTGA